The nucleotide sequence CATCCGACTTTGAAGGCGGGCGTGTTTATCGAATTAGAAAAATAGGATCGCCCCTCCCTTCACCAAGAGAAGTAGCAGAAACATTAACAGAAGAAGAGGCCTTAGCTCTATATACTCATACGGCAGAACAAATACACCTATTGGGTATACATTTAAACTTAGCTCCGATTGTTGAAAAAGAAAAATCCAAAGATGCCGGTTTCTTGGATGATCGTATTTTTTCCGATGATGAAGATGTTATAGTAAAATATGCAGGCGCTTTTATTTCCGGAATGAAAAAGGGCGGGATGCTTTCTACCGTTAAACATTTCCCCGGGAATGCGGAGACCGATCCGCATCTTTCAAAAAGCATTATCGATGTTGATGAAGATATTTTTTATAAGGATTTTATTTCTCCTTTTCGCCGAATTCTTTATGGTACCGATGAGGTTGTCTTAATTTCACATGCTGAAGTTTCTTTTATAGATAAAAAACCTTTTTGTTTTTCAAAAAAGGGAATAGAAAACATTTTGCGTACCGAATTAAAATTTTCAGGTTTAATTATTACTGATGATATGGCGATGAAAGCTCTTAAGGCAGATGGGCGCACGACAGCAGATAATGTGCTTTTAGCTCTTGATGCCGGTTGTGATATGGTTATGTGTTCCGAACCTAAGTTTAAAGAGCTTGTAGAAGCAATTTCAAAAAAAATGAATAGCGAGCCCGATTTTCTTAAAAGAATTGATGATGCGGTATTTAATATTTTAAAAACAAAAATAAAGATGGGCATTATTGATGAATCATTGAAGCCTATAGAAAAATACAAATTTAATAAAGAAAAATTTTATAAGGCGAAAAAAGCTGCGGAAGATATTTTAAAAAAATCAAATGAACCTAAATAATAATTTTTTCGACAAATATATTTTTTAAAATCATTGTGGAACAGGATATCTTATTACCGTCTATTATTATCTCGGCTAAACCGCTTTCTTCATTTTTGTTTTGAATTATAATCCTTGAATTTAATTTTAAATTTATTGTTTTATAATATTCAAATTGAGCATCTGAGCCTGTAAGTCTTGATATCGAATATTCTATTCCGTATTTTACTTTATCTAAACTTGAATCTGTACATGTATATTCCTTTTGATTTTTTCTGGGTATCATTGCTCCATGGGGATCCCTTTTAGGATGTCCTAAATATTTGTCTATTTTATCTATTAAAAGATCCGAGGCTGCATGTTCTAAATTCTCTGCCTCATTGTGAACATTTTTTCCATCCATTTTGAGTGTTTGAAATAAAAAGGTTTCAATTAATCTATGCCTCCTTAAAATATTGAGGCCGTACTTTTTACCTTTTTCGGTTAAGCTGCATCCTATCCGGTTTTGATATTCTATGTATCCTTCTTTTTCAAGTTTCTTTGCCATTGATGTTGCCGTACCGGGAGTAACATGTAATAGTTTTGCAAGTTCACCGGTAGTAATTTTTTCTTTATCACTTTCCGACAAAAATTTGACAATAGCTTTTAAATAATTTTCGGTCGTAATTTGCGAGATTTTCACTCTTCCTCCTAATAATTCATTTCACTTAAATATGTGTTATTGATTTTTCCGCCTCCTGCCTTCCTAATGGAGACAAAAGAAGTAAACCGTTTTCTTTTTTTATATATCCCAGCCGTTTTGCTGCAAGTACTACTGCATGGGCTTTTTTTTCCGTCCAGTTAATATGTTCACATAAATGTTCTTCTCTACACTCACTGATCATATTTTCTTCACCTTGATGGTGCAGAAGATGAACAATGAGCATTTTTACGGCAAAATTTATTTTTAGATTTTTTTGTTCGGCCCTTCGTTTTACCAATCCGTCTTTTGGAGAGAATAGGTAAGCAAGTAAAAAAAAGACGCCTGTCATTGCAGCCATTGAGCCGGATATACTTCCATCTATTTTTACTGCAAGGTAAAAGCCGCTTATCGATGATGCCGAAGCAATAACAATTGAAATTATTATCATATAAAAAAGACTGTTTGTTAATAATAGGGCTGCCGCGGCAGGTGCAATCATCAAGGCTGTAACTAAAACGGCTCCAACCGAATCAAATGCACCCACACAGGTAAGGCTCACTGCAAACATTAGACCGTAATGCATAATTGAAGGTGAAAAGCCCAATGATTTTGCTAAGTTAGGATCAAATGTTGTCAGTTTTAATTCTTTAAAAAATGCTACGATAAAAACAAAATCGAATAAAAGAATACAGATCATTTGAACCAAGCTTTTTGGGAATGAAACCGAAAAAAAACTTATACGGTCAAAGGGTGCAAAGGCTAATTCTCCCAATAAAACCGAATCCGTATCCAAATGAACATTTCCTGCATAGAGTGAAACCAAAATAACTCCAAGGCTGAATAAAAATGGAAAAACAAGCCCTATGGCTGCATCGCTTTTTATAAGTTTTGTCTTTTGCAAGACTTCGGTAAAGATAACCGAGGCCATTCCGGCTATAACGGCTCCTATCAATGGTATGCTTGAAGATAAGGTTTTACTTATAAAAAAGCCTAATACGATTCCTATTATGATAGAATGGCTTATTGCATCACCCATCAAAGACATTCTCCTTAAGACTAGAAATACTCCGCAGAGAGCACATGAGGCAGAGACAATAATTGCAATTAATATTATTTCCATATTCATATAGCTATCTCCTTTTCATATTTGTTTCTTTTCGTAATTTGTTTTTTGTATAAAACTTTTTTATCTTTGATTGAATAATTCCTCTATGAGGACTAAATAAAATGGAAATCAATGTAAAACCTGTTAAAAAACAAACTATTACAGGGCCCGTAGGCATTTTTGAAACCTGAGAAGAAATTGCAGCTCCGCCCATTCCGGATGCTGCTCCAAAAAAAGCAGATAGGAGACACATTATGCTCAGTCTATCCGTCCATTGTCTTGCTGCAGCAGCAGGTGCAAGTATAAGAGCGCTCATTAAAATTACACCTACGGCCTGTATTCCTATAACTATTGTAATTACAATTAAAGCCGTTAAAATTAATTCCGGTATTCTAGGTGAAAAACCTATTGATTGCGAAAATCCCGGATCAAATGTAGATAGTTTTAATTCTTTCCATAAGAGTGCAATGATTATAAGGACAAATGCTTCGACTATAAAAATGATTATCACATCTTGTTGTGTTATTGTTGCCGCTTGCCCGAAGATAAATTTGTCAAGGCCGCTTTTTCCGGCTCCCGGTAATTTTTGAACATAGGTTAAAAGTAAAAAACCTAGGCCTAAAAATACTCCCAAGACAATACCTTGAGCTGCATCTGTGTCTACTTTTGAGTTATGTACGATGTTGTTTATAAAAAATGTTCCTATAAGACCCGTAAGACCTGCACCCAGTAAAAGAGGCAGTGTCATTTTAGAACCTGTAAGTAAAAATGCTATTACAACTCCGGGGAGGGCAGCGTGTGCAACCGCATCTCCAAGCAAACTTTGTTTTCGTAAGACGGCAAAGCTTCCTACCACACCTGAGCCTATGCCTAAAAGCATCGTTCCCAAAAAGACATTTCTCAAAGTATAATCGGCAAAAAAATTTATTATTCCGTTCATTTTTTTTCAGAATTATAGGCTATTCTGCCTCCATAAGTTTTGCGTAAGTTTTCTTCGGTAAAAACTTCTTCAATACTTCCCTCAGCTATTAATCTTACATTCAATAAGAGTACTCGATCAAAGTAATCCTTTACGGTTTGAAGATCGTGATGGACTACCAAAAGAGTCTTCCCATTTTCCTTTAGCTCTTTTAAAAGTTTTACAATAGCCTGTTCGGTAGCTGC is from Treponema denticola and encodes:
- the troC gene encoding transition metal ABC transporter permease subunit TroC; this encodes MNGIINFFADYTLRNVFLGTMLLGIGSGVVGSFAVLRKQSLLGDAVAHAALPGVVIAFLLTGSKMTLPLLLGAGLTGLIGTFFINNIVHNSKVDTDAAQGIVLGVFLGLGFLLLTYVQKLPGAGKSGLDKFIFGQAATITQQDVIIIFIVEAFVLIIIALLWKELKLSTFDPGFSQSIGFSPRIPELILTALIVITIVIGIQAVGVILMSALILAPAAAARQWTDRLSIMCLLSAFFGAASGMGGAAISSQVSKMPTGPVIVCFLTGFTLISILFSPHRGIIQSKIKKFYTKNKLRKETNMKRR
- a CDS encoding metal-dependent transcriptional regulator, yielding MKISQITTENYLKAIVKFLSESDKEKITTGELAKLLHVTPGTATSMAKKLEKEGYIEYQNRIGCSLTEKGKKYGLNILRRHRLIETFLFQTLKMDGKNVHNEAENLEHAASDLLIDKIDKYLGHPKRDPHGAMIPRKNQKEYTCTDSSLDKVKYGIEYSISRLTGSDAQFEYYKTINLKLNSRIIIQNKNEESGLAEIIIDGNKISCSTMILKNIFVEKIII
- a CDS encoding glycoside hydrolase family 3 N-terminal domain-containing protein encodes the protein MKRFISAFFYCFFIYTALFGDDESIKAYISEMSMQDKASQVLMMSIEGKKTFPPYLSSYFDSYTPGAFILFGYNFSNTPEACASYIKSVKQSIQNLSKSQTFVPPFFASDFEGGRVYRIRKIGSPLPSPREVAETLTEEEALALYTHTAEQIHLLGIHLNLAPIVEKEKSKDAGFLDDRIFSDDEDVIVKYAGAFISGMKKGGMLSTVKHFPGNAETDPHLSKSIIDVDEDIFYKDFISPFRRILYGTDEVVLISHAEVSFIDKKPFCFSKKGIENILRTELKFSGLIITDDMAMKALKADGRTTADNVLLALDAGCDMVMCSEPKFKELVEAISKKMNSEPDFLKRIDDAVFNILKTKIKMGIIDESLKPIEKYKFNKEKFYKAKKAAEDILKKSNEPK
- a CDS encoding metal ABC transporter permease; amino-acid sequence: MNMEIILIAIIVSASCALCGVFLVLRRMSLMGDAISHSIIIGIVLGFFISKTLSSSIPLIGAVIAGMASVIFTEVLQKTKLIKSDAAIGLVFPFLFSLGVILVSLYAGNVHLDTDSVLLGELAFAPFDRISFFSVSFPKSLVQMICILLFDFVFIVAFFKELKLTTFDPNLAKSLGFSPSIMHYGLMFAVSLTCVGAFDSVGAVLVTALMIAPAAAALLLTNSLFYMIIISIVIASASSISGFYLAVKIDGSISGSMAAMTGVFFLLAYLFSPKDGLVKRRAEQKNLKINFAVKMLIVHLLHHQGEENMISECREEHLCEHINWTEKKAHAVVLAAKRLGYIKKENGLLLLSPLGRQEAEKSITHI